Proteins found in one Fusarium keratoplasticum isolate Fu6.1 chromosome 12, whole genome shotgun sequence genomic segment:
- a CDS encoding Zn(2)-C6 fungal-type domain-containing protein, producing the protein MKGCSMCSKRRIRCDNSRPTCTKCLQKGLDCPGYEPKLRWVGGPAVRGRLKGFQPQGSSADIQPSVDTSFHSFLGYPLQELVDYYDKQLCKIMVWVDSADNIYRRYVLPLAQTNLTVRLSVAAVSAQHAAASRGACLMSEDARNQAISMISRHITDVTNHLANGHEIDKQLSLDDAEWMLACMLVLSCYEMAHSGASAAEIHRSAARSLVNTLPTAQCRKSMLFMSLRNMLSTYEVFASTTCFDLESVQDAILPIFEAGTVLLDESILFAEYLGLLHQATILARQPHRVQASNRDWRTDFEMARGTTLMIGGRLSITVQQRRDLIRLVDIHHNAALLYVSQCLGYGTTYETMSAFSDLKRQLLAFDDIADWTHNLAWPVFIAGVGCHGDEQDQKIVSDLYETIVQVTRLKSYREVLCFLQDFWSGSEPDWQVLAREWELLGKRVLPY; encoded by the exons ATGAAAG GCTGCTCTATGTGTTCAAAACGGCGTATCCGCTGTGATAATAGCCGGCCAACTTGCACAAAATGTCTTCAAAAGGGCCTCGACTGCCCTGGATATGAGCCTAAACTCCGGTGGGTCGGAGGCCCAGCTGTCCGGGGTCGCTTGAAGGGATTTCAGCCCCAAGGCTCATCCGCAGACATACAGCCAAGCGTCGATACATCTTTTCACTCGTTCCTCGGATACCCGTTACAAGAACTGGTTGATTACTACGACAAGCAACTATGCAAGATCATGGTGTGGGTGGACTCAGCTGACAACATTTATCGAAGATACGTTCTTCCTCTGGCGCAGACGAATCTCACGGTTCGGCTCTCTGTGGCTGCCGTCTCTGCTCAACATGCTGCAGCGTCTCGCGGAGCCTGTCTCATGTCTGAGGATGCCCGAAATCAAGCTATTTCCATGATATCGAGGCACATCACCGATGTGACGAATCATCTCGCCAACGGACACGAGATTGACAAGCAGCTGAGCTTGGATGACGCAGAATGGATGCTAGCCTGCATGCTTGTACTCTCGTGCTATGAGATGGCTCACTCTGGTGCATCAGCAGCTGAGATTCATCGCTCGGCGGCGAGATCACTAGTCAACACGCTTCCAACAGCCCAATGTCGAAAATCCATGTTGTTCATGTCGCTGAGAAACATGCTTTCTACATACGAAGTTTTCGCATCTACAACTTGCTTTGACCTGGAGAGCGTCCAGGATGCCATCCTTCCGATATTCGAAGCGGGGACCGTTCTTCTGGACGAAAGTATTCTCTTTGCCGAGTATCTTGGGCTATTGCACCAGGCTACTATACTTGCACGTCAGCCTCACAGAGTCCAGGCCTCGAATCGTGACTGGAGGACTGATTTCGAGATGGCTCGGGGAACAACTCTGATGATTGGAGGCAGGCTTTCCATCACGGTCCAACAGCGCCGTGATCTGATCCGCCTTGTGGACATTCATCACAACGCCGCCCTTCTCTACGTGTCGCAATGTCTAGGTTATGGAACCACATACGAAACGATGTCAGCCTTTTCAGACCTCAAGAGGCAACTTCTGGCTTTTGACGATATCGCCGACTGGACACATAATCTTGCATGGCCAGTATTCATTGCTGGCGTGGGATGTCACGGAGACGAACAAGATCAAAAGATCGTCTCTGACCTGTACGAGACCATCGTGCAGGTGACGAGACTCAAGTCATACCGGGAGGTGCTTTGCTTTTTGCAAGACTTTTGGTCGGGAAGCGAGCCCGACTGGCAAGTGTTGGCGAGAGAGTGGGAACTGCTCGGCAAACGTGTTTTGCCATACTGA
- a CDS encoding Epimerase domain-containing protein, giving the protein MTDNTTAIPQGSWVLVTAANGHTGSHIVIELLKRGFKVRGTVRDLESSQWLLDDDFIAPYAKQGDLELVVADTSVPNAFDDVVKGVSAVIHVAIISDFVADPNIAIPATVEAALTVCRSAARESSVKRFIFTSTFWAATFPAPGISDTITNLDTWNEFALRAAWAPPPYEADRIIPVYCASKVEAEKAVWKFVKDEKLPWAVNSVSPCVILGDIRVDKHLRSVPPQLFEQLYLGNTTALQSPALYYSHVTDVAVLHVAAALDPDIKGQRIQVLAGSFNWDNCLDILRKAYPDHKFVDNFQPENPRLTYKVENDIAPGLVKKWAGRDWIGLETCVKETVQGIIDLKLKK; this is encoded by the exons ATGAccgacaacaccaccgccATCCCCCAGGGCTCATGGGTCCTCGTAACCGCTGCCAACGGCCACACCGGAAGCCACATCGTGATAGAGCTACTGAAGCGAGGTTTCAAGGTTCGTGGAACTGTCCGCGACCTAGAGTCTTCACAATGGCTTCTGGACGATGATTTCATTGCGCCATATGCCAAGCAAGGCgaccttgagctcgttgTTGCCGATACCAGTGTCCCCAACGCGTTTGACGATGTCGTCAAGGGCGTGTCAGCTGTGATTcacgtcgccatcatcagcgaCTTCGTGGCGGACCCCAACATTGCCATCCCTGCAACCGTCGAGGCTGCACTCACAGTCTGTCGCTCTGCAGCCCGCGAGTCATCAGTCAAGCGCTTCATCTTTACATCCACTTTTTGGGCCGCCACATTCCCGGCCCCAGGCATTTCTGACACAATCACCAATCTCGACACATGGAATGAGTTTGCGCTCCGAGCTGCCTGGGCTCCTCCGCCTTATGAAGCTGACCGGATTATTCCCGTCTATTGCGCTTCCAaggtcgaggctgagaaggcagTGTGGAAGTTTGTCAAAGATGAGAAACTTCCCTGGGCTGTCAACTCTGTCAGTCCTTGTGTGATTCTGGGAGACATCAGAGTCGACAAACATCTTCGATCTGTGCCGCCACAGCTTTTTGAGCAGCTCTACTTGGGCAACACCACAGCTTTGCAGTCGCCTGCCC TGTACTACTCGCACGTCACCGACGTTGCAGTCCTTCACGTCGCCGCTGCCCTAGACCCAGACATCAAAGGCCAGAGGATCCAAGTACTCGCGGGATCGTTCAACTGGGACAACTGCCTCGACATCCTGCGCAAGGCCTACCCGGACCACAAGTTTGTTGACAACTTTCAACCCGAAAACCCTCGCTTGACCTACAAGGTTGAGAATGACATTGCGCCTGGGTTGGTCAAGAAATGGGCCGGCCGCGACTGGATTGGTTTGGAGACTTGTGTGAAGGAGACGGTGCAGGGCATCATCGACCTCAAGCTGAAGAAGTGA